The genome window TCTAACTAAACCTACATTACGAATTTTCAAGAGTACGCGAGAACCTGCgagaaggacaagaaaaaagagagtATGACCCACCTGTGTTAGCTTCTTGTGAGCACAAGTTACTCCACTAACCATGACCATGTTGGGCATCAATGGTCTCGgatactgaaaaacaaagtcTCTCCTCAAGAGCCAAATGGAAGCCTGGCGTAAGAGATCCATCACAGTCACATCCCGCTGGAGGAATTCAGAAGCCAGTGTTGCGTAtggttgaaaaacaaaattacagagaaaataatttgggaTGTCATATATTAGGTTCCTCACCCTCTGGAGAAAGTTCATGCGATCTGTATGATCTGTGAATGCCCTGGGGACATAAGAAGGGGGACTGGGACACTGAGTGGCTTGTAAGTCTAAATCACATGGTAAGCGttgcaaaataaacacagaaggGAGTGAAAGATGCTCAGCCAGTATCGGCCCACAGGGTAGGAAAGGATCTGTAAAAACAGCATCAAACTGACTCTCCTTAAGATATGTGACAAGCTCTTTGTTGTACAGTAAGTGTGAACAGGTAGACAGGAACAAGGCAGAGGTATTTTTCACTAGTTCACgtgttttaaaaaatctttccaGAAAAGATCCTTCTTCAAACGCATTCTGGCCAGTTCTCCAGAAGGTGCGATCCAGCTCTTCCTGCGTGAAAGGCACTGGGTACGTTTTCATAACAAAATTCTTTGTTGGCTTTATGTGGAGAGTGATTTCAGGTGCTACGACGACTATTTCATGTCCCTTCTGCTTCAGACCATCCAACACTTCCCGCATGCTGAGCCAATGGCTCCCATCCACCGGCACCACCAGCAGCTTCCCACCAGCAGCCAAGCTGAGCATGGACAGGAGCAGAACCAGCGTCGCTGTGACTCGTGCATGAGCACTGAGCACCGGGACCATTTCTGCAGAAACCTGGTGAGTGCTGCCCACAAGGAAAACCACTGGTGACACTGAAGCAAGAGCACCAGCTCTGCACTTTTAAGCAATCTGTGCTTCTGTTTAACTTTTGATCCTTGGAGTTATTTGCTGTGTGGTAAATGGATAATCACTGTTTTGATTAAAGGCTGGAGAACAAAAGATCAGTAATCTACATCGTTGCATAGTAAATGTGGTGGGAGTGCCAGATATGTTCTGCCTGGTTCTATTAGAAAAGCTTTGGCAGCTCTGTTGCCTTTGAGCAGAATGTGCCAGGCCACCATAGCCCCTTCAGGCAAAGTGAGATTGACTTTTCTCTCAGATCTCACATAGCCGTCACCACGGTCAAACCTTGTACATGGAGACAGTGCTTCTTAGCCTCAGAGTCCACAGCCTGCAGCATTCCTGCTGATTCCAGCTTTGGAAATAGCCTTGGGAAGCAGACAAGTTCATTGACAAAGAAACAAGTGGTAAGGCAGCAAGGGTGCACCAGAACAGAAGCCTGATGTGCCTTTCTCAGTAAGTAGCGGACCCTGCAATGATTTGCAAAGTTGTATGGGTTATACCTGACTGCAAGGCTTTGACAGCCCCTCAGACTTGCCTGCTCCTCATCCATCACTCACAGAGGAAGAGAGTACCAAGTAACTCAGCATCCAAGTGAGAGTGCACAGGCTGAGGCAGCACCAGAACCCATCTGTGGGTGTCTGGCCCTGGGAGCTCTgcacagaggaagaggaggaggagtagGTGCTCCTTTGCAGGTTGAGACTGTTTCTTGCTCTGCCCTTGAATAATGGGCATATTTAACTTCTCAGGGTGTCTTGCAAGGGACGGAGTCCTTCTGAGCGCTGTGTCCCTGTGGGCCTGGGGTCTTCTTGGACCCATCCACCCAGAGCTCTCATGGCAGTGGAAAAACCTCACTGCTGCCCTTGGGAACTGCCTGTAGCTGCAGAAAAACGTCAGCAATTCCTGTCATTTCCGGTTTCCTGCAGTCTGGCTGGTGGGAAGCAGAGAGAGATGCTGAGAGCATCCTCCCAGCAGAACCAGGGCTGCTCTgtcccccaggacaccccatcCTGAAGCCAAAGAGGCTCTCACCTGTGTTTTGCAGTGGGGGGGTCTCCAGGTCACCAGAAAAGCCAGGGGCAGCACTGGCTTGCACtgccttgtttatttttctttttttttttttttttttttttcccagtctttcTTTTGCAAATCTGGATGTTAAAATCcaggcaaaaataaacacagaaaaactctCTGGGTGTGAGCAGAACAGATcagctctcctctcctttcacaGCTTCAAAGGGGTGCTGTGTGAGTGCTCAGCGATGCTGAGAGGCTGCTGGAGGCGGGAGGTGATGGATGAGGTGCAGGTGGTGTGGATGCCCATGAGAATTGGGCACTgcatggggacaggctgaggaGCAGAGCGACCATCCTCTTGAACTAAAATACATGCTTTTTCAAGCAGCAATagaaaataacagcagcagGTACTTAGCAGGACACCTGTGCTGCCATAATGCACCTGGATGCCTCCGTCTATTTTGAGCCCCAAATATTAACTTACATTTAAGGTCTTTTCTGACTTTTCCTATATGTAGTAGTGTGGGGACTGTGGCAACCTCAGGATGTGACCTCTCAGCATGGACCAAGTCATGAGCCAGTGAGACAGTAGCGCTGAGCAGTGGCTTTTGTGCACTGAGGTGGCTTTCACACCGTGGGGCATCGAAcctttcccttctccagctCTCTCTCCATGACCGAACAATATCAAGAAAGAAGACGTAAGTACCGTTACTGTTGGTATTGTGGATTTATTTATAGGGCTGGGGTATGGGTCTTTACCTGAGCATCACTTACAAAGAGTAAAACAGTTGGGTTTGATAAACGAAGGTGCTTACAAAGGTCTCATCACCTAACAGGTAAGCTCCAAACACAGCACTCTGCCTGATGGGGAACTTGGGTAAATACCAGTGGCTTTAGAGCCACTTCCCTGCCGAAACTTTAATTGAGTTCAAGATAttgtaaacacacacaaaacccatttAAGATATGCGTCTGGCTTGGCTTATGTGACGTATATAGTAAGCGTATAACATTTGCCTCTTCTGTGACAGCAGCTAAACACAGATTTCAAAGTGCTTGATAAACCCGACAGTTTTACACTAGAGCAAATTGTTCTCCTAAAGCCCTTGAAGCAAAGTCTTATGAAATCGCTATATACCTGCCATATCTCCATTGCAGCCGCAGGAGATTCAAACAGCCCCAGCGAGCACTAGTGACCAGGAGGGTTGTGAACAAGCCATGCAGACAGAGATCAAGAGGGCGCAGCAGTTTGTGCAGGAGGGTGGGTGAGAAGGGCTGTGCACCCTCCTCGTAGGCCCACAGCCCAGGGGCCCATGAGCAGGGTCTGCAAGAAGAAACTGGACCAGGAGCACACATTGGATACCGCAGTGGGTGACTGTCAGTTAAGGGGCACTGAGGCACCATCTGCTGACCTGACAGGGAGTCAGGACAGGTGTGCTGCCTTCTGGGAGCTAAGGACTGACAAACATTCCTTAGCTGTCTCCTGAGATGAGAACGAGAAGACCAGCCACTTCAAATGTATGTACACCAGTGCTCACAGCCTGGGGAGCAAATACGAGGAACTGGAGCTCCACAGCCAGACTGAAAGTTATGATATCATAGGAAAAACTGGAAGATGGTGGGACAATTTACACATCTGCAGGACTGCGATGGATGGCTATAGGCTGTTCTGTAAAGACAGGCAGGGCAGTAGAGGAGGAGTAGTGCTTTATGTTAAGGA of Columba livia isolate bColLiv1 breed racing homer chromosome 7, bColLiv1.pat.W.v2, whole genome shotgun sequence contains these proteins:
- the LOC102095474 gene encoding UDP-glucuronosyltransferase 1A1 isoform X1, with the protein product MVPVLSAHARVTATLVLLLSMLSLAAGGKLLVVPVDGSHWLSMREVLDGLKQKGHEIVVVAPEITLHIKPTKNFVMKTYPVPFTQEELDRTFWRTGQNAFEEGSFLERFFKTRELVKNTSALFLSTCSHLLYNKELVTYLKESQFDAVFTDPFLPCGPILAEHLSLPSVFILQRLPCDLDLQATQCPSPPSYVPRAFTDHTDRMNFLQRVRNLIYDIPNYFLCNFVFQPYATLASEFLQRDVTVMDLLRQASIWLLRRDFVFQYPRPLMPNMVMVSGVTCAHKKLTQEFEAIVNASGEHGIVVFSLGSMVSEIPMKKAEEIADALGSVPQTVLWRYTGKVPHNLPKNVKLTKWLPQNDLLAHPKARAFITHGGSHGIYEGICNAVPMVLMPLFGDQMDNAKQIESRGAGLTLNILEMTSQDISTALKAVINDKKYKENIKRLSELHLDRPIHPLDLAVHWVEFVMKHKGAPHLRPAAHDLNWIQYHSLDVIAFLLAVVLLSLFISLKCCLFCCRRCCSKKGRARKPTKAKSH